The genomic interval GAACAGGTCCTCTGACTAACCAGTCGCTGCTACAGCAACGACGACACATTTCTAATCATCTGGTTTCTTATCATTAACACTcccatttgtgttcattaaagcACCCAGGTCTACTGGGATTTGAATTCAAGTGTCTGTGGGGGTGGCCAACATGTCAGCATCACAGTCATTTTTTCGATGTCTTCTTGAAAACAGAACATCCTAGAGACGAAGCAAACCTGTAGTAGGAAAGAAAACGATACACAAGGTGCAGGCGTAACAGGAAAGCATAAAACAAGTACAGATAACAAAAGGGCGAATTGAGAGGATATAGGAAAGAAATTAAACCCACTGGTATCATCCACTCATCTCGTTAATGGctctgaacattttctttcatttctgtctgcaaTTCAGAAAAAACATGGCCATCATTTATCTTGCAATCAccctctcctcttgtttgtCTCATCTTGTTCcccatatacacacatacagtctcAGGATTTGTAGCATGAAGAATGCATGCTGTTCTTCAGAAATGTaacaatgcaaacacacacacgccattaCATGCTGTTACCCTGCCTCTCTTGCAGCTCTGAGATAGTGCACGAGTGTCCCGACTACCGCACAGCTGGAGAGAACTCCTGCTTCTTTAACAAGAACGACACGTCCATCTGGGTCAACTACAACATCACTGTGGTGGCCACCAACACACTGGGCAGCACCTTCTCCGACCCCGTGGATATAGATGTGGTGTACATTGGTAAGGCAACGCATGCTACTTTTTTGGGAGGTTATATTTGTTCTCGTGGTTTAGTGTGACATTCGAGGCACAATTTCCCCATGAGGATTAAAACAGTGtattttaacacacactcacacagctgctCAATGGCACACTGGGTAACACTGGGACTAATGCTCCCTGAGTGTACTTATTCTCCCTCCAGCTGTGGAGGGAGCTCCAACTGCGCGCTGAAGGTCACCATTTTAAAGCAGTGAGCATTGTGTTAGCCTGCTGAATAAAGGTTGATTAAGATAAAACCAAATGTAAGAGAAATTGAGTGACTTAAAGGACATACTAAATAGTATTGCCTGTCTATCCCAAGCCTAATATAGcctattcctctgtgccatagacctcaattgttgtccaaaacagataaaagtgccacactgttgcactgggtgacatgttccatCATTAAGATCACCACGGATCACACTGTTGTATATTTTGAGTtagtcccacatacactgtcctgctgacGGAAATACTCATTAGAGCACCAAATACATATTAATCcgtggctgaaaatagttcccgACAAACTGCACTATTCTCTCCTCTTtgagtgatgtttttttcaaatctaCAGTTCCctgctgttttaggaaattactttttaaaataaaaaaaaatctttgtgaCCCATTTTAAAAGTAGGTACAAATGGGGCTTGGGGACGAGAGTCGCAGTCAGGGTAGGGAAGTTTGAAAGTATTGGGAGATGAGctaacacactgctgcttttggACTTTTCATGGTATTTGTTGTCAACAGAAGAATTCCagctttttccttttatctGACATCTgattaaatataaatactgtgtataTGTACGTCGTTATGTAACATGATATAAATATTGCATGGAATTAGTCCCATCCTGTCATGTTGCTAAACACAAAAGCATGTTTTGTTCATGAATAATCCAAAAGGCAGTGTAAACCCACAGAATTAAAAGACTTAAAGTATCCGCCTTGCCCTTGAGGCTGCTCGTCTTCCACTTGTCCCTAATAGTTGCGTTGACCTGATTTGGTTATCTGTCCTAAGTCTGTCTTACTTCACAATTGTCAAGTATGTGTCTCCAAGAAGATAACTTAAAGcctaaacattaacatttatctCAACCACGTTGTCATGCTTCAACAAATATTTAGTCACTCCTGTGATGACGGTGTCCATCCGCTGGAGGTGTGCATTGGTTTACTATTACATAGAGGAAGAGACACGGACACAATCCTGTCTATCGGAAACAGTGGAAACTTTGTTAGAAACATTATTATTCACTTAAAATaattttttcctcttccttcctctcagtcacacacacaaaacacatcctctctgattcacattttctctgtccctctccagTCATGCCTAATCCTCCAGAGAACGTAACAGTGACTGTAATGGAGGACAAGGGCTGGCCCTTCCTCCGGGTGTCATGGGAACCGCCACATAAGGCTGACACCCGCTCCGGTTGGATCACCCTCATCTACGAGCTCCGCGTCAAGTTGGAGGGGGAAAATGACTCGGAGGTACGTAACTCGTGCAAGCCTCATGTTAGTGAACTAGTCATTGAACAGGTGCTATTATACTTTGACCTGCGGCCTCTTAGTGGATATTAACAGTATGACGCATTTTCACCAGAGGATGTTTCTGATTAATTTCCTCATAAAATCAAATTTATTTTGTGTACCAAACTACACAACATTTATAATCTATACGTTGACAACTTGAAGGACTGACGCAACTGTGCATGATTGCTCATGTTGTgtcaattgtgtgtgtgttgtctttccAGATGCACCTTGCAGGCCAGCAGAAGACGTTTAACATTTTCAGCCTGCGGTCAGGTGGTACATACCTGGTTCAGGTGCGCTGTAAGCCCGATCATGGCTTTTGGAGTGAATGGAGTTCCACTTCCTACATCAAAGTTCCTGACTGTAAGACATCAACCAACAATTatctacactacactacactacacagtacatacagtatataacataTAGTTTTTTATAAGAGATATTGCatttattaaaggaatagttcaacattttgggaaatgtgaattattcctttaattaatGATAATGGCATAAAAGCAGGATGCAATTATGAATTAAACTCCtataatacatataatactAATCAACATAGGAAGAAATAAGACAGTATAAGGTTGTATGTTGTGTTGTAGCACTCACGTTATGTTGTGTCTTAAAGATTTCCATCGGGAGAGGTCGGTGTGGATCCTCATTACGGTCTTTTCtgccttcatcttcctcatcctcacatGGTTGCTACACATGAACAGCCACAGGTAAAACAATGATCATGAATTCCTTATGCAAATTGTCTGATGCAAACTGTATTGATTTTTAGTATCATCACAGATTTACTGATTTTATCTGCTGCTCACAtggatctcttttttttcatgtgtgaaGTCTGAAGCTTTGCATTCTGCCACCAGTCCCTGGTCCTAAAATCAAAGGATTTGATAACCAGCTTCTTAAGGTAAAGCAGCAACATGTGGAACAATGTTTTGATTTATATAATAACTTTCCTAATCTGCTACAAATAATCATAtttaaataacaaaagagacttCTGACTGATTGTGTCACTACTTTTCTAAGACTGAATTTTCCTCCTTGTGTGTAGAATGGCAAGTCTAAGGAGGTCTTCAGTGCACTGGTGGTGTCTGATTTTCCTCCAACCACATCATCTAACTACGAGGACTTGCTGGTGGAGTACTTAGAGGTGTATGTTCCCGAAGAGCAGGAGCTGATGCTGGAGGAAAGCAAGGATCTACATGATGGCTGCCTCAAATCTGAGAGCTCCACATCTGACAGCGACTCCGGCCGGGGCAGCTGTGACAGCCACGTTCTGCTGATGGATAAATGTGGAGaggcaaaagaagaagagaggcaaaCAGATCAGGAAAGCAGTCGAATGGGGATGGAGGCACAGAGGCACCAGAAGGACTGGGAGGAGGAAGTGTTGACCTATTCTCATGAAGGCATGGTTAGCCCGTACATGTCCAGTGGGAGGGTGAAAACCTGGCCGTCTGTGTTTTCTCCACTGCCCCAGTACAGCTCAAACCCACAGGACCAAAGGAGCTCACTTGAGATGGCCAAACAGCACTGCCTTTCCGACAGCCTGCTCCCCCCAGGCTCGACGTCCTCCTACCTCACCCAGCCTGGCTACAGCACCAAGGAGGCTCTTGGAACAAACTACTGGGGGTTCTGCTTGAGCAACAAGCAACCTCACCTGCTCCACCCCCAGACGCAGGCCCGCCGGCAACTCCAGGCCCACAGCGATGTCAACATCTCCAGCATCGGCCGCAAACAGGCACCTGCTGGGCTGCAGTCGCCGGCTCTCCGGCCCACTGAGTACGTTGAAGTCCAGAGGGTCATCGAGGAGGACATGGTGCTTCTCCAGCCTGTTGTGTCAGGCCGTGGCCGCATTGTAGGCTGCCCCCATATGCCCCAGGGGGAGGACTACAGCAAGGTGAAGGGGGTGAACAGtgacaacatgctgctgcttcagagaGAGGTGATGGAAGAAGACAGATGCCCTTGTGAGGGCCTGGAGACGAATGGAGTGACAGAGACCTGCTACACATCGTCCACTGTTACCGCTGCACAGAAACCTACAGCCTGCAGTCACACTGCCATGCCGGTCCAGGACGAAATGGTCCTGGCAGTGAATGATTATGTTGCCACTGCCACCATTTTCACACTGCCCTCTTACTAGATTTCCCATAAGCCCAACTGCCAGGTCTGGGACATTGCGAGACCTGTTTTAGGCTGGGactgagacaaaaaacaaaaacattaaaccCTGGATGACTCCTTGAAAAATGGTTGCAAAGACAACATTTTGCTGTCACAGAATTACTGTTCTCTAATCTTTTTATCCGTTACAGGCACATGTTTTATGTCATAAacttttttaatgtatttcatAAAATATATTGATGTTACTGGTGTAATGAGGAATGTAATATAATGAGAGTATCTGTTAAAATTATTTGTGTAAAATCAAAATTGCAGAAAGctcaaacatcacatttttgtaTGCTCCCTGTACAACACTACATCTTACAGCTGCTTGCTGGGTCCcgtatataatatatacatacatatatggcattttgtgtcaaaatgaagaaaactgaGGGAATGTattgctttatttttcattcagaGTCTATtttgtgtatatacatttaatacTGCTTTGATCGGTTAAGtggtaaattaaaaaaaagatgtttagtttttttggaTGGGAAAAGAGTGTCATGATAAAACACTAACCTTAAGTGACTCCATCTCTGTTGTTTAACAGTgatatttgtttcttttgcatGTAAACATATAGCTTTATAAACAGTGAGCCACCCATATACTAAATGCAGTATGAAACAGCAGTCAGATCTTTTTGGAAAGCTTGCCATATGAATTATGCTCGTAATAAATTTACATTGTAAATTGATAATTATATGCCTGTTATTATTACATGTGTGATATTATTACTGACCTGTGATTGATCAATAACCCCTGAATCTAGACAGCCGCTGTTTCTctactgttttttctttaacaaaaaatgactagaaaacaaaagaaacaaagggcAAAAGACATGTAAAAAGGGAAATTCTCTTCTTCCAGTTATCATAAATGATATCACTGGAAAAAGTACAGAAAGTAAATTGGGAGCtaattgtgccttttttttgttttaatgaataaCCGGGGAGGGATAAGAATTAAACTATACTATACTTTAATGATCTGTCTGtcaattaaatgttgttttcttatgtttttcAAAGAATGCATTGTTATACTAATGCAGATAGCATATAGGCCACGTGACACTGTTTACAAATGCGACTTGCGTACGTGCGCACGCATCCTGTGACGTCCCAGAGGCGGCCCATCCCCTAAACTTTTTAGAGGCAGAAAATGTCGAAGTGAACCTGCTGTTGAGTGTCAGACGGTGGAGTCAGTAGGATAGCTGTGTTCCCTCTGTACCTGCTCGAAATGTATAAATTGGTATCCAGTCTTAGTGGCCGCTGTGCAGTTTTAACAGGACAGTCCTGCTGTCGCCTCGTTTTGACCAAATTCCACTTGGCAAGTGGTGAGTTACCATGGAGACGAACAAAATCCAGAAGTAGTTATGGTCTGTTAACGCTATTTACACAACCTGAACGTGGGGTGTATTTAACTTACTCTAAGTTAGCCTTTATGTTTGTCATAGTAAGTTAATGTAGAAACGGAGCAGTTGTTTATAAGCTTTAGCTAAATCTTTGAATTAGCAAAACGGTTTTTCTGCTAACGTAAACGTACTGTAATAAATTGCCCAGTTTTTAGCACAAATTAACCTTAATCTAACGTAAATCAGTTAGAGAGGTTTTGATtcaactgcatgtgtgtatgtgtggtctAACAGAACCACCCCTctgtataatgtaatataattcaacagcaccacaaaccacagcctccaaaatgaccacacagTGGAATTAACACTtctctttttaaacaaaaacttaaCATTATTGCAGGGCCACTGCATTAGTTTTGAGTTGTATGTTAACAGTAGAAATCAGTGCAACACACTATATCCACTGTAAAACTGACTCAGGAATATAAACAAGGCATATTTGATAGGGTGACATTATAAAGGTAGCAATTGCAACACAAGATACaagaca from Enoplosus armatus isolate fEnoArm2 chromosome 18, fEnoArm2.hap1, whole genome shotgun sequence carries:
- the prlra gene encoding prolactin receptor a, whose amino-acid sequence is MMKKVLEVVPLLLLLLFTLHAKGMSYSLPGKPALTRCRSPEKETFTCWWEPGSDGGLPTTYALYYRKENSEIVHECPDYRTAGENSCFFNKNDTSIWVNYNITVVATNTLGSTFSDPVDIDVVYIVMPNPPENVTVTVMEDKGWPFLRVSWEPPHKADTRSGWITLIYELRVKLEGENDSEMHLAGQQKTFNIFSLRSGGTYLVQVRCKPDHGFWSEWSSTSYIKVPDYFHRERSVWILITVFSAFIFLILTWLLHMNSHSLKLCILPPVPGPKIKGFDNQLLKNGKSKEVFSALVVSDFPPTTSSNYEDLLVEYLEVYVPEEQELMLEESKDLHDGCLKSESSTSDSDSGRGSCDSHVLLMDKCGEAKEEERQTDQESSRMGMEAQRHQKDWEEEVLTYSHEGMVSPYMSSGRVKTWPSVFSPLPQYSSNPQDQRSSLEMAKQHCLSDSLLPPGSTSSYLTQPGYSTKEALGTNYWGFCLSNKQPHLLHPQTQARRQLQAHSDVNISSIGRKQAPAGLQSPALRPTEYVEVQRVIEEDMVLLQPVVSGRGRIVGCPHMPQGEDYSKVKGVNSDNMLLLQREVMEEDRCPCEGLETNGVTETCYTSSTVTAAQKPTACSHTAMPVQDEMVLAVNDYVATATIFTLPSY